The Doryrhamphus excisus isolate RoL2022-K1 chromosome 18, RoL_Dexc_1.0, whole genome shotgun sequence genome contains a region encoding:
- the LOC131105839 gene encoding G-protein coupled receptor 61-like produces the protein MEPAWNSSHPLPPLPFNASTSAVAEAWPPSQWLALAAMLLMDLLAVVGNVAIMAVIAKVPQLHKFAFVFHLCLVDLLAALVLMPLGMLSSRTFLGEALCRSYLFLSVCLVSAAILSISVINVERYYYIIHPMRYEVKMTVGLVASVLVGIWVKALAMSALPLLAWLLQGARAPLLGGGNGGNGAVPSPAGAQGHRRCSLHWTGSGSNRLAFMVLFTLLYFLCPLLVIFIVYCNMFKVARVAAMHRGPLPTWTETPRRQRSESLSSRSTMVTSSGSGTGRETPQRPFGGGKAAAVLAAVGGQFLCCWLPYFSFHLYSALAASPPAALASLEEAVTWMGYFCFTSNPFFYGCLNRQIREELGKHLPCLFRGAALEVEDRLPSREGSIEENFLQFLQGTGCNLEPQNSHSTSSPKGEACRLLTQSQAPEAAQPLPVDFRIPGQIAEETYDFIETDPAKNNHTRTDA, from the coding sequence ATGGAGCCCGCGTGGAACTCCTCCCACCCGCTTCCGCCGCTCCCGTTCAACGCGTCTACCTCGGCCGTGGCTGAGGCTTGGCCTCCGTCGCAGTGGCTAGCCCTCGCGGCGATGCTGCTCATGGATCTACTGGCCGTGGTGGGCAACGTGGCCATCATGGCGGTCATCGCTAAGGTCCCGCAGCTCCACAAGTTTGCCTTCGTCTTCCACCTCTGCTTGGTGGACCTTCTGGCGGCCTTGGTGCTGATGCCCCTGGGTATGCTCTCCAGCAGGACCTTCTTAGGAGAGGCGCTGTGTCGGAGTTACCTCTTCCTCAGCGTGTGCCTGGTCAGCGCCGCCATTCTCTCCATTTCGGTCATCAACGTGGAGCGCTACTATTACATCATACACCCCATGCGATACGAGGTGAAGATGACCGTGGGCTTGGTTGCGTCGGTTCTGGTCGGAATATGGGTCAAAGCTTTGGCGATGTCCGCTTTGCCGCTGCTAGCTTGGCTACTGCAAGGTGCAAGAGCTcctcttttgggggggggtaacGGAGGAAACGGGGCGGTTCCATCTCCTGCGGGAGCTCAGGGTCACCGGCGTTGCTCGTTGCACTGGACAGGAAGCGGCTCCAACCGTTTGGCGTTCATGGTCCTCTTCACGCTACTGTACTTCCTGTGTCCTCTTCTGGTTATTTTTATCGTGTACTGCAACATGTTCAAAGTGGCGCGCGTCGCCGCCATGCACCGCGGGCCTCTACCCACTTGGACGGAGACGCCTCGCCGCCAGCGATCAGAGTCGCTCAGCAGTCGTTCCACGATGGTTACCAGTTCCGGTTCCGGCACCGGAAGAGAGACGCCGCAGCGGCCTTTTGGAGGCGGGAAAGCGGCGGCGGTGTTGGCTGCTGTCGGCGGTCAGTTCCTGTGCTGCTGGCTGCCATACTTCTCGTTCCATTTGTACTCCGCTCTGGCCGCAAGCCCGCCTGCCGCGCTGGCGTCTCTGGAGGAGGCGGTCACCTGGATGGGATACTTCTGCTTCACGTCCAACCCTTTCTTCTACGGATGTCTCAACAGACAGATCCGGGAAGAGCTGGGAAAACATCTGCCTTGTTTGTTCCGCGGAGCCGCATTGGAAGTGGAGGACAGGCTTCCCAGTCGGGAAGGCTCCATCGAGGAGAATTTTCTCCAGTTTCTTCAGGGCACCGGTTGCAACCTGGAACCTCAGAACTCGCACAGCACCTCCAGTCCGAAAGGGGAAGCATGCCGGCTCCTCACTCAGTCCCAGGCGCCGGAGGCGGCACAGCCTCTGCCTGTTGATTTCCGCATTCCGGGACAAATCGCCGAGGAGACCTACGACTTTATTGAGACGGATCCGGCAAAAAATAACCACACACGTACTGACGcataa